One genomic window of Halobellus limi includes the following:
- a CDS encoding PspA/IM30 family protein: MGILSRASYVVRSKLNALLNRAEDPTETLDYSYEQMRDELQDVKQGIADLTTQKKRLEIQKRRLEENVEKHNEQAREAVRQDRDDLARQALEKKQAKMNQIEELEGQIADLQSTQDDLVEKKNELQNRIEEFRTKKETMKARYEAAEASSRVSEAMTGVGDEMNDVSRAIERAEERTDEMEARSEAMDELVDTGAFEDAMSDKDSIDRELESGRTNAEVDSELETLKAEMGGGAEESDGAEAASAAEGESDSAADTEGDSAADVDVSDAEVEAELEELKDDEN, translated from the coding sequence ATGGGAATCCTCTCACGCGCGTCTTACGTCGTCCGCTCGAAGCTCAACGCCCTCCTCAACCGCGCGGAGGATCCGACGGAGACGCTCGATTACTCCTACGAACAGATGCGCGACGAACTCCAGGACGTAAAGCAGGGCATCGCCGACCTGACGACCCAGAAGAAGCGCCTGGAGATCCAGAAGCGACGCCTCGAAGAGAACGTCGAGAAGCACAACGAGCAGGCCAGAGAGGCCGTCCGGCAGGACCGCGACGACCTCGCGCGGCAGGCCTTAGAGAAGAAGCAGGCGAAGATGAACCAGATCGAGGAACTGGAGGGTCAGATCGCCGACCTCCAGTCGACGCAGGACGACCTCGTCGAGAAGAAGAACGAACTGCAGAACCGCATCGAGGAGTTCCGGACGAAGAAGGAGACGATGAAGGCGCGTTACGAGGCCGCCGAGGCCTCCTCGCGGGTCTCGGAGGCGATGACCGGCGTCGGCGACGAGATGAACGACGTCTCCCGCGCCATCGAACGCGCCGAGGAGCGGACCGACGAGATGGAGGCCCGCTCGGAGGCGATGGACGAACTCGTCGACACCGGCGCGTTCGAGGACGCGATGTCCGACAAGGACAGCATCGACCGCGAACTCGAATCCGGCCGGACGAACGCTGAGGTCGACTCCGAACTGGAGACGCTGAAGGCCGAGATGGGCGGCGGGGCCGAGGAGTCCGACGGAGCCGAAGCGGCGTCGGCGGCCGAAGGCGAGAGCGACTCCGCGGCCGACACCGAGGGCGATTCCGCGGCCGACGTCGACGTCTCCGACGCCGAGGTCGAAGCCGAACTCGAAGAGCTGAAAGACGACGAGAACTGA
- a CDS encoding transcription factor S codes for MQFCDECGSMMVSRDGSMVCTNDDCGAQAEQDEELAAQFVSTEEQTDDDVIETTEDANFEGKPTATDVVCDECGNREAWYTIKQTGSADEPPTRFFKCTECGHRWRGYN; via the coding sequence ATGCAGTTCTGCGACGAGTGCGGTTCGATGATGGTCTCCCGGGACGGATCGATGGTCTGCACGAACGACGACTGCGGCGCGCAGGCCGAACAGGACGAGGAGTTGGCGGCGCAGTTCGTCTCGACGGAGGAGCAGACCGACGACGACGTGATCGAGACGACCGAGGACGCGAACTTCGAGGGCAAGCCGACCGCGACCGACGTCGTCTGCGACGAGTGCGGCAACCGGGAGGCGTGGTACACGATCAAGCAGACGGGATCGGCGGACGAACCGCCGACGCGGTTCTTCAAGTGTACCGAGTGCGGGCACCGGTGGCGGGGTTATAACTAA
- a CDS encoding PrkA family serine protein kinase: MTAKHTHGSDSDPARDYVERADEHLRGTYEEPMSLDAYVEAAFERPSIAAHASKYLLDAIESMGTRTVLEEGETRQRYRFFDDPANDGEHAVLGNTEVLNGFVDDLRTIAAERGKSEKILWFDGPTATGKSELKRCLINGLRAYSRTEEGRRYTVEWNVASASDTRGLSYGGETSGAERETDWYESPVQSHPLSVFPADVRGELLAALNDQSDDHVPIAVDTELDPFCREAYDHLEEKYRRDGTRDLFSAVTDPTHLRVKNYVVDVGRGIGVLHSEDDGSPKERLVGSWMPGMLRELDSRGRKNPQAFSYDGVLSQGNGLLTIVEDAAQHADLLQKLLNVPDEGHVKLDKGTGMDVDTQLLIISNPDLDAELDKYADRNGRDPLKALKRRLDKHEFRYLTNLSLEAELIRRELTDETAVWDVDEEEELRERVRAPLLVDVQSGAGAVRSKELAPHAIEAAAMYSVLTRLDGEDVPAGYDLVDKALLFDYGYVREDDGRTGVEEFAFDGESEGIHGIPVTFTRDVIADLLHEDTDRWHPDLDVERVVLPEDVLDAMAQGLHDAPVFSRSERAEYEGRVAMAKEYVLDRQEEDVLAALLAEHSVERETVAEYVEHVYAWDGDEQVETIHGSIDPDPLRMKLFETEQLGRFDEDDYLGNQPTETVKRFRREKIITALNRYAWQNRDEEFAVDDVDLSEIPVIRSVLDTNEWADVRRLYEDFDPAQWEDPPENTETARLKAQTVEELIDRGYTPASAELTSRAVMREVRHRWD, from the coding sequence ATGACCGCCAAACACACCCACGGCTCCGACTCCGACCCGGCGCGCGACTACGTCGAGCGCGCGGACGAGCACCTCAGAGGCACCTACGAGGAGCCGATGAGCCTCGACGCCTACGTAGAGGCCGCTTTCGAGCGGCCGTCGATCGCCGCGCACGCCTCGAAGTACCTGCTGGACGCGATCGAGTCGATGGGCACGCGGACGGTGCTGGAGGAGGGCGAGACCAGACAGCGGTACCGCTTCTTCGACGATCCGGCGAACGACGGCGAACACGCCGTCCTCGGGAACACGGAGGTGCTGAACGGCTTCGTCGACGATCTCCGGACCATCGCCGCCGAGCGGGGGAAATCCGAGAAGATCCTCTGGTTCGACGGCCCCACCGCCACCGGGAAGTCCGAACTGAAGCGCTGTCTGATCAACGGGCTGCGGGCGTACTCGAGGACGGAGGAGGGTCGCCGGTACACCGTCGAGTGGAACGTCGCGAGCGCCAGCGACACCCGCGGGCTCTCCTACGGCGGCGAGACGAGCGGCGCGGAGCGCGAGACCGACTGGTACGAGAGCCCGGTGCAGTCGCACCCGCTCTCGGTCTTTCCGGCCGACGTCCGGGGGGAGTTGCTGGCGGCGCTGAACGACCAGTCCGACGATCACGTGCCCATCGCGGTCGACACGGAACTCGACCCGTTCTGCCGCGAGGCGTACGACCACCTGGAGGAGAAGTACCGCAGGGACGGGACGCGCGACCTCTTTTCGGCGGTCACCGACCCCACCCACCTGCGCGTGAAGAACTACGTCGTCGACGTCGGACGGGGGATCGGCGTCCTCCACTCCGAGGACGACGGCTCCCCCAAAGAGCGGCTCGTGGGGTCGTGGATGCCGGGGATGCTCCGCGAACTCGACTCGCGAGGGCGGAAGAACCCGCAGGCGTTCAGCTACGACGGCGTGCTCTCGCAGGGCAACGGGCTCCTCACGATCGTCGAGGACGCCGCCCAGCACGCGGACCTGCTGCAGAAGCTCCTGAACGTCCCCGACGAGGGCCACGTCAAGCTCGACAAGGGCACCGGGATGGACGTCGACACCCAGCTGCTCATCATCTCGAACCCGGACCTCGACGCCGAGCTCGACAAGTACGCGGACCGGAACGGCCGCGACCCGCTGAAGGCGCTGAAACGCCGGCTCGACAAACACGAGTTCCGGTATCTCACAAACCTCTCTCTGGAGGCGGAGCTGATCCGCCGCGAACTCACCGACGAGACGGCGGTCTGGGACGTCGACGAGGAGGAGGAACTGCGCGAACGGGTCCGCGCCCCGCTCCTCGTCGACGTGCAGAGCGGCGCCGGAGCGGTCCGCTCGAAGGAGCTCGCGCCGCACGCGATCGAGGCCGCGGCGATGTACAGCGTGCTCACCCGTCTCGACGGCGAGGACGTCCCCGCCGGCTACGACCTCGTCGACAAGGCGCTGCTGTTCGACTACGGCTACGTCCGTGAGGACGACGGCCGGACGGGCGTCGAGGAGTTCGCCTTCGACGGCGAGAGCGAGGGGATCCACGGCATCCCGGTCACGTTCACCCGCGACGTCATCGCGGACCTGTTACACGAGGACACCGACCGGTGGCACCCCGACCTCGACGTCGAGCGGGTCGTCCTCCCCGAGGACGTCCTCGACGCGATGGCCCAGGGGTTACACGACGCGCCGGTCTTCTCGCGCTCCGAGCGCGCGGAGTACGAGGGGCGGGTCGCGATGGCCAAGGAGTACGTCCTCGACAGGCAGGAGGAGGACGTCCTCGCGGCGCTGCTCGCGGAGCACTCGGTCGAACGCGAGACCGTCGCCGAGTACGTCGAGCACGTCTACGCGTGGGACGGCGACGAGCAGGTCGAGACGATCCACGGCTCGATCGACCCGGACCCGCTGCGGATGAAGCTCTTCGAGACCGAACAGCTGGGCCGGTTCGACGAGGACGACTACCTCGGCAACCAGCCCACGGAGACGGTAAAGCGGTTCCGCCGCGAGAAGATCATCACCGCGCTGAACCGCTACGCGTGGCAGAACCGCGACGAGGAGTTCGCCGTCGACGACGTCGACCTCTCGGAGATCCCGGTGATCAGATCGGTGCTGGACACGAACGAGTGGGCCGACGTCCGTCGGCTCTACGAGGACTTCGACCCCGCGCAGTGGGAGGACCCGCCGGAGAACACGGAGACGGCGCGGCTGAAGGCACAGACCGTCGAGGAACTGATCGACCGCGGCTACACGCCGGCGTCGGCGGAGCTGACGAGCCGCGCCGTGATGCGGGAGGTGCGTCACCGATGGGACTGA
- a CDS encoding alpha/beta hydrolase: MSETILLPGGRDARGTLDAASENVDRPVDATRSTTACVVACPPHPQHGGHRGDQRLRAVSEELNEGGTDCLRFDYGPWDGGRGERTDVESAVAWANERYDWVGLFGFSFGGALALSAAAHGADVAGVAALAPPASLGTKRSDPDAPDDEGIGGVDVVADVHDVPSDLPVQILYGTRDDVAEVGPVVAAARERGFEVVEFPADHFFIGQAGKVATAVADFLAPLLGGSSR, from the coding sequence ATGTCAGAGACGATCCTGCTACCGGGCGGCCGCGACGCTCGCGGGACGCTCGACGCCGCGTCCGAGAACGTGGACCGCCCGGTCGATGCGACGCGCTCGACCACGGCCTGCGTCGTCGCCTGTCCGCCGCATCCACAGCACGGCGGCCACCGCGGCGACCAGCGGCTCCGCGCCGTGAGCGAGGAACTGAACGAGGGCGGGACCGACTGCCTCCGGTTCGACTACGGCCCGTGGGACGGCGGCCGCGGCGAGCGCACCGACGTCGAGTCGGCGGTCGCGTGGGCGAACGAGCGGTACGACTGGGTCGGCCTCTTCGGATTTAGTTTCGGGGGCGCGCTCGCGCTCTCGGCGGCAGCACACGGTGCGGACGTCGCGGGCGTCGCCGCGCTCGCGCCCCCGGCGTCTCTCGGCACGAAACGCTCGGACCCCGACGCGCCGGACGACGAGGGAATCGGCGGCGTCGACGTCGTCGCCGACGTCCACGACGTCCCGTCGGACCTCCCGGTTCAGATCCTCTACGGCACGCGCGACGACGTCGCCGAGGTCGGGCCGGTGGTCGCGGCCGCCAGAGAGCGCGGCTTCGAGGTCGTCGAGTTCCCCGCGGACCACTTCTTCATCGGGCAGGCGGGGAAGGTCGCGACCGCCGTGGCGGACTTCCTGGCACCACTCCTCGGCGGGTCGTCGCGGTAG
- a CDS encoding ArsR/SmtB family transcription factor, translated as MSKEWEPENVFDVLGSEVARQILALASLRPLSATELAEHCDVSEPTIYRRIHALQEYDMLDEQRDINNDGHHSKQFKTNLKEARFRVDEGQFDIDIQLKKDYSDKFADFWNDLEKGTEDVSKDTNANSPHRDGSSSDLSSG; from the coding sequence GTGAGCAAAGAATGGGAGCCAGAGAACGTGTTCGACGTGCTCGGGAGCGAGGTTGCTCGACAAATTCTCGCGTTAGCCAGCCTCCGACCCCTGTCAGCTACCGAACTCGCCGAACACTGTGATGTCTCGGAGCCAACGATCTATCGACGGATTCACGCGCTCCAAGAATACGATATGCTGGACGAGCAGAGGGATATCAACAATGATGGCCACCACTCTAAGCAGTTCAAAACGAACCTCAAGGAGGCACGGTTCCGGGTTGATGAGGGGCAGTTCGATATCGATATCCAGCTCAAGAAAGACTATAGTGACAAATTCGCGGACTTCTGGAACGATCTGGAGAAGGGGACAGAAGACGTCTCGAAAGATACAAACGCCAACTCGCCTCACCGTGATGGTTCATCTTCTGATCTCAGTAGTGGGTAA
- a CDS encoding DUF5820 family protein yields MSDDDPDGAVGGDPSEDEPPAGWTLWNDEPHGRRILVYRPDAFNEANDLPAECIPTILVSNRSRARRPGASQIATDTWHVALTLEPEVEAVVESYESREAAVAGANDLAGRFADGEVDYRAAYQIPREAYLDRLDDVVGDGE; encoded by the coding sequence ATGAGCGACGACGACCCGGACGGCGCGGTCGGGGGCGACCCGTCCGAGGACGAGCCGCCGGCGGGGTGGACGCTCTGGAACGACGAGCCGCACGGCCGGCGGATCTTGGTCTACCGCCCGGACGCGTTCAACGAGGCCAACGACCTGCCCGCCGAGTGCATCCCGACGATACTGGTCTCGAACCGCTCTCGGGCGCGGCGACCGGGGGCCTCACAGATCGCGACCGACACCTGGCACGTCGCGCTCACGCTCGAACCCGAGGTCGAGGCCGTCGTCGAATCGTACGAGAGCCGCGAGGCCGCCGTCGCGGGCGCGAACGACCTAGCCGGGCGCTTCGCCGACGGCGAGGTCGACTACCGGGCGGCGTATCAGATCCCGCGGGAGGCGTACCTCGACCGCCTCGACGACGTCGTCGGCGACGGCGAGTGA
- a CDS encoding DUF7521 family protein produces the protein MAEPPEFWSFLVANSLLFIAGGALTALSYRAYLRVQEQSLRLASGGFALITFGGLLDIIYQLGIRRDYHLGGRESLALQTIDSLLITAGLVVIFYALSRY, from the coding sequence ATGGCTGAACCGCCGGAGTTCTGGAGTTTTCTCGTAGCCAATTCACTCTTATTCATCGCCGGGGGAGCCTTAACGGCGCTCAGCTATCGAGCCTACCTTCGCGTCCAGGAACAAAGCCTTCGTCTCGCATCTGGAGGCTTCGCGCTCATCACGTTCGGTGGACTCCTCGACATCATCTATCAGCTCGGTATTCGTCGAGATTACCATCTTGGCGGACGTGAATCACTCGCGCTTCAAACGATTGATAGCCTGCTGATTACCGCGGGGCTCGTTGTGATTTTTTATGCACTCTCTCGATACTGA
- a CDS encoding PrkA family serine protein kinase yields the protein MNGDRETLETLSRQYKDSVPEDLREAKRFEWYLDAVYEDPRIARNAHQRVADMFDHYGTDYDEDAGVVEYRMAAEDPLHDGENTFYGREVHESIHEFVNKVKSGARGLGPQKRIKLLLGPVGSGKSHFDWMVRRYFEDYTATDAGRMYTFRWTNLCDVVRDQDPEDDVVTSPMNQDPLVLLPQPQRDGVIERLNERLDAPYTIRNDQTLDPASEFYLDKLLAHYDDDLRKVLENHVEIVRLVASENKRQCVETFEPKDKKNQDETELTGDVNYSKLAVYGESDPRAFDYSGAFCNANRGLFSGEELLKLQREFLYDFLHASQEQTIKPKNNPRIDIDQVIVGRTNMPEYREKKGDEKMEAFNDRTKRIDFPYVLEYDEEAEIYRKMLRNADVPDMHIEPHALEMAGLFGVLTRLTEPDGSVSLVQKAKAYNGEIDDGDDVDVRKLRENGEEKADIGEGMDGVSARFIGDEIAEAIMDSTHRGRSYLSPLSVFSHFEANLENHGSIPEDNLDRYHRYLELVREEYKDRAIEDVRHALAYDVDEIRRQGEKYMDHVMAYIDDATVEDELTGREQDPDETFLRSVEEKLEIPEDRKDDFRQEVSNWVSRRARDGTSFDPQDNDRLRRALERKLWEDKKHNINFSALVSANELDDDERSAWIDALIEQGYSPEGAREVLEFAGAEVAKSELEE from the coding sequence ATGAACGGTGACAGAGAAACCCTCGAAACCCTGAGCCGGCAGTACAAGGACTCGGTGCCAGAAGACCTCCGCGAAGCCAAGCGCTTCGAGTGGTACCTCGACGCCGTGTACGAGGACCCGCGGATCGCGCGCAACGCCCACCAGCGGGTGGCGGACATGTTCGACCACTACGGCACCGACTACGACGAGGACGCCGGCGTCGTCGAGTACCGAATGGCCGCCGAGGACCCGCTCCACGACGGCGAGAACACTTTTTACGGACGGGAGGTCCACGAGTCGATCCACGAGTTCGTGAACAAGGTGAAATCGGGTGCGCGGGGACTCGGCCCCCAGAAGCGTATCAAACTCCTTCTCGGCCCGGTCGGCTCCGGGAAGTCGCACTTCGACTGGATGGTGCGACGCTACTTCGAGGACTACACGGCGACAGACGCGGGGCGGATGTACACCTTCCGGTGGACGAACCTCTGCGACGTCGTCCGCGATCAGGACCCCGAGGACGACGTCGTCACCTCGCCGATGAACCAGGACCCGCTCGTCCTGCTGCCGCAGCCGCAGCGCGACGGGGTCATCGAACGGCTCAACGAGCGCCTCGACGCCCCCTACACCATCCGGAACGACCAGACGCTCGATCCGGCCTCGGAGTTCTACCTCGACAAGCTGCTGGCCCACTACGACGACGACTTGCGGAAAGTCCTGGAGAACCACGTCGAGATCGTCCGCCTCGTCGCCTCGGAGAACAAGCGCCAGTGCGTCGAGACGTTCGAGCCGAAGGACAAGAAGAACCAGGACGAGACGGAGTTGACCGGCGACGTCAACTACTCGAAACTCGCGGTCTACGGCGAGTCCGACCCGCGCGCCTTCGACTACTCCGGCGCGTTCTGTAACGCGAACCGCGGGCTCTTCTCCGGCGAGGAGCTCTTGAAGCTCCAGCGGGAGTTCCTCTACGACTTCCTGCACGCCTCCCAAGAGCAGACGATCAAACCGAAGAACAACCCCAGAATCGACATCGACCAGGTGATCGTCGGGCGGACGAACATGCCCGAGTACAGAGAGAAGAAAGGCGACGAGAAGATGGAGGCGTTCAACGACCGGACGAAGCGGATCGACTTCCCGTACGTGTTGGAGTACGACGAGGAGGCCGAAATTTATCGGAAGATGCTCCGGAACGCCGACGTGCCGGATATGCACATCGAGCCGCACGCCCTGGAGATGGCGGGGCTGTTCGGCGTCCTGACGCGGCTCACCGAGCCCGACGGGTCGGTCTCGCTCGTGCAGAAGGCGAAGGCGTACAACGGAGAGATAGACGACGGCGACGACGTCGACGTCAGAAAGCTCAGAGAGAACGGCGAGGAGAAGGCCGACATCGGCGAGGGGATGGACGGCGTCTCCGCGCGGTTCATCGGCGACGAGATCGCCGAGGCGATCATGGACTCGACGCACCGCGGCCGGTCGTACCTCTCGCCGCTGTCGGTGTTCTCGCACTTCGAGGCCAACTTGGAGAACCACGGCTCGATCCCCGAGGACAACCTCGACCGGTACCACCGCTACCTCGAACTCGTCCGCGAGGAGTACAAAGACCGGGCCATCGAGGACGTCCGCCACGCCCTCGCCTACGACGTCGACGAGATCAGACGGCAGGGCGAGAAGTACATGGACCACGTGATGGCGTACATCGACGACGCCACCGTCGAGGACGAACTCACCGGGCGCGAGCAGGACCCCGACGAGACGTTCCTCCGATCCGTCGAGGAGAAGCTGGAGATCCCCGAGGACAGAAAGGACGACTTCCGCCAAGAGGTCTCGAACTGGGTCTCCCGGCGCGCCCGCGACGGCACCTCCTTCGACCCGCAGGACAACGACCGCCTCCGCCGCGCCTTAGAGCGGAAGCTCTGGGAGGACAAGAAGCACAACATCAACTTCTCGGCGCTGGTCAGCGCGAACGAACTCGACGACGACGAGCGCAGCGCGTGGATCGACGCGCTGATCGAACAGGGGTACTCCCCGGAGGGCGCGCGCGAGGTGCTGGAGTTCGCCGGCGCGGAGGTGGCCAAGAGCGAACTCGAGGAGTGA